The Planctomicrobium piriforme genome has a segment encoding these proteins:
- a CDS encoding ABC transporter permease — translation MFRPRFLPWEYGVRNLLRRPARTVLTLCAVSTVVLLVFVVVGFIRGLEKSLAVSGDPAVVLVYSITAEENIENSSIAGRSPDLLAASVEGVQRRFGVTHVSPELYLGTRVQAATSDKNGLGLVRGVTPSAPLVRRRVQLTEGRWPGPGEIMVGKLVAAKLGCQPEELAIGQLLKFEKKSWKISGRFSSGGSSFESEIWCRLPDFQEALKRQDLSLVAMLMEPGVGSTAVEIFCKERTDLELQALSETAYYASLQKHYKPMRLLAWMVVLLVAGAGIFAGLNMMYGAVSGRIRELATLQAIGYRRRAIMVSLIQEGALLAAAGSLLSALLALFLINGAAVRFTMGAFELRIDSVALLVGCGVGLLLGVAGAIPPAIKALRLPVAQSLKAI, via the coding sequence ATGTTTCGTCCACGATTTCTGCCCTGGGAATACGGCGTCCGCAACTTGTTGCGTCGGCCCGCGCGCACCGTTCTCACGCTGTGCGCCGTGAGCACGGTCGTGTTGCTGGTGTTCGTAGTGGTTGGCTTCATTCGCGGCCTGGAGAAATCCCTGGCGGTGAGCGGCGATCCTGCGGTGGTGCTGGTTTATTCCATCACCGCGGAAGAGAACATTGAGAACTCCTCAATCGCAGGTCGTAGTCCAGACCTGCTGGCCGCGAGCGTGGAGGGGGTCCAGCGACGATTCGGCGTGACGCACGTTTCTCCAGAACTCTATCTGGGGACACGCGTGCAAGCCGCGACGAGCGACAAAAATGGACTTGGTCTTGTCCGTGGCGTTACGCCCAGCGCACCCCTGGTGCGTCGCCGCGTCCAACTCACGGAGGGCCGCTGGCCGGGACCGGGAGAAATCATGGTCGGCAAACTGGTCGCCGCCAAACTCGGCTGTCAACCGGAGGAATTGGCGATCGGACAGTTGCTGAAATTCGAGAAGAAATCTTGGAAAATCAGCGGCCGCTTCTCCTCCGGCGGATCGTCCTTTGAATCAGAAATCTGGTGCCGGCTCCCGGACTTTCAGGAGGCGCTCAAGCGACAGGATCTCAGCCTCGTGGCGATGCTCATGGAGCCAGGAGTCGGCTCGACCGCCGTGGAGATCTTCTGCAAGGAACGGACAGATCTCGAACTGCAGGCTCTCAGTGAAACCGCGTACTACGCGTCCCTGCAAAAGCATTACAAGCCCATGCGTTTATTGGCGTGGATGGTTGTACTGCTGGTGGCAGGTGCCGGCATTTTTGCAGGCCTGAACATGATGTACGGGGCGGTGTCCGGGCGCATTCGAGAACTTGCCACGTTACAGGCCATCGGATACCGTCGCCGGGCGATCATGGTCAGCCTTATTCAAGAAGGCGCATTGCTGGCCGCCGCCGGTTCCTTGCTCTCGGCGCTGCTCGCACTCTTCCTTATCAATGGAGCAGCCGTCCGGTTTACGATGGGCGCTTTTGAACTTCGAATTGACAGCGTCGCATTGTTGGTCGGCTGCGGGGTCGGCCTGTTGTTGGGTGTGGCGGGGGCGATCCCGCCTGCCATCAAAGCCCTGCGATTGCCGGTCGCACAAAGCCTGAAAGCGATTTGA
- a CDS encoding heavy-metal-associated domain-containing protein produces the protein MTLHLSRSMALGTAMLVIAATVSPAFAAPPSNQTVVTTGEMCGGCVKRIHAKLDGYPGIAKVECDVKSQTITLTPAANTVLSPMKLWEALDVIGKTPVKLEGPSGTFTAKPES, from the coding sequence ATGACGCTCCATCTCTCCCGTAGTATGGCCCTTGGTACGGCGATGCTGGTCATTGCGGCAACGGTCTCGCCCGCATTTGCAGCTCCCCCTTCTAATCAAACCGTGGTCACCACCGGTGAAATGTGCGGAGGCTGCGTCAAACGCATCCACGCGAAGCTCGACGGCTACCCTGGCATCGCCAAGGTGGAATGTGATGTCAAATCGCAGACGATCACACTAACGCCTGCCGCCAATACTGTGCTGTCTCCAATGAAGCTATGGGAAGCCCTTGATGTGATCGGCAAGACGCCGGTCAAGCTGGAGGGGCCGAGCGGGACGTTCACCGCGAAACCCGAATCCTAA